The following coding sequences lie in one Musa acuminata AAA Group cultivar baxijiao chromosome BXJ1-8, Cavendish_Baxijiao_AAA, whole genome shotgun sequence genomic window:
- the LOC135587769 gene encoding 7-deoxyloganetin glucosyltransferase-like, with product MRYMTTRKPHVVCIPYPAQGHVTPMMMLAKLLHSHGFHITFVNTQYNHRRLLRSKALSSDDVLPDFRFESIPDGLPPSDKDATQDIPSLCESIQNNALPPFLDLLRQLNEGSPPVSCVVSDGIMSFTLDATKELSIPEVMFWTPSACGFMGYLHYKHLLERGLTPLKDESDITNGYLDMAVEWIPGLKNMRLKDLPTFIRTTDPDDIMLNYLNREAQRASMAKAVIMNTFDELEKPVLEAMAAMLPPIYTIGPLTLLSRRAPDNPLTSVRSNLWKEESGCLEWLHGRAPASVVYVNFGSITVMTNTQLIEFAWGLANCKYEFLWVIRPDLVKGDAAVLPEEFLEETKGRGLLASWCPQEAVLSHASVGGFLTHSGWNSTIESISNGVAMLSWPFFAEQQTNCRYACTEWGVGMEIDNDVKREEVEASIRELMGGEKGKEMRKKAAEWKERAVRATQPGGSSFLNLDRLVNEVLLL from the exons atgcgttACATGACGACGAGAAAGCCTCATGTAGTGTGCATCCCTTACCCGGCGCAAGGCCACGTAACACCTATGATGATGCTCGCCAAGCTCCTCCACTCCCATGGCTTCCACATAACCTTCGTCAACACCCAGTACAACCACAGACGCCTCCTCCGTTCCAAAGCTCTCTCCTCCGACGACGTCCTCCCCGACTTCCGCTTCGAGTCCATCCCCGACGGCCTCCCTCCCTCCGACAAGGACGCGACGCAGGACATCCCCTCGCTGTGTGAATCCATCCAGAACAACGCTCTCCCCCCCTTCCTCGACCTCCTCAGGCAGCTCAACGAAGGTTCTCCGCCGGTGTCGTGCGTCGTGTCCGACGGAATCATGAGCTTCACCCTCGACGCCACCAAGGAGCTCAGCATCCCCGAGGTGATGTTTTGGACCCCCAGCGCCTGTGGCTTCATGGGCTATCTCCATTACAAACATCTCCTCGAAAGAGGTCTCACGCCTCTCAAAG ATGAGAGTGACATCACGAATGGATACCTCGACATGGCAGTGGAGTGGATTCCAGGATTGAAGAACATGAGACTGAAGGATCTGCCCACCTTCATTCGCACGACGGACCCCGACGACATCATGCTCAACTACCTCAACCGTGAGGCCCAAAGAGCCTCCATGGCCAAGGCGGTCATCATGAACACATTCGACGAACTGGAAAAGCCGGTCCTGGAAGCCATGGCGGCGATGCTCCCGCCGATCTACACCATCGGTCCTCTCACTTTGCTTTCTCGCCGAGCTCCCGACAACCCGCTGACCTCGGTCCGCTCGAATCTGTGGAAGGAAGAAAGCGGGTGCTTGGAGTGGCTCCACGGCAGGGCACCGGCGTCGGTCGTGTACGTCAACTTCGGCAGCATTACGGTGATGACAAACACGCAGCTGATAGAGTTCGCATGGGGTCTGGCGAACTGCAAGTACGAGTTCTTGTGGGTGATACGGCCGGATCTGGTGAAGGGGGACGCGGCCGTGCTGCCGGAGGAGTTCCTGGAGGAGACGAAGGGGAGGGGGCTGTTGGCGAGCTGGTGCCCACAGGAGGCGGTGCTGTCGCACGCCTCCGTCGGCGGCTTCCTCACCCACAGCGGGTGGAACTCGACGATCGAGAGCATAAGCAACGGGGTGGCGATGCTGTCGTGGCCATTCTTCGCGGAGCAGCAGACCAACTGCCGGTACGCGTGCACCGAGTGGGGTGTGGGAATGGAGATCGACAACGACGTGAAGAGGGAAGAGGTGGAAGCGTCGATAAGGGAGTTGATGGGAGGggagaaggggaaggagatgAGGAAGAAGGCAGCGGAGTGGAAGGAGAGAGCCGTGAGGGCAACACAACCAGGTGGGTCCTCGTTCTTGAACTTGGACAGGTTGGTCAACGAGGTGCTGCTGCTTTGA